The proteins below are encoded in one region of Parambassis ranga unplaced genomic scaffold, fParRan2.1 scaffold_21_arrow_ctg1, whole genome shotgun sequence:
- the hsdl1 gene encoding inactive hydroxysteroid dehydrogenase-like protein 1 → MAAVDSFQLLYREISRSCSSYFDTLALVGALYTASRAIILLSDCCTLVRVHFLPRMIPSRKLTQRYGDWAVVYGATEPVAQAYAEELARHGISIIFVTADHTGVRDTAASLSQSYGVETLIVLADFSLDQAASKPIKEALRGRDVGFLVNCVDESLASPQSLLEMPEQGLLDLVNKNVAVATLMARLVLPGMVQRSRGAVVNISSGACCRPLPGRVTLTASTGYLDHFSRALHHEYSSKGIFVQSLVPFEIATNRQQPSSSSSSSLPPSSREGWFVPKPGVYARHAISTLGVSNRTTGYWPHTLQYGLMRCIPEWIWVLGSRVLVGSS, encoded by the exons ATGGCGGCGGTTGACAGCTTTCAGCTGCTGTACAGAGAAATTTCTCGGTCGTGCAGCTCTTACTTTGACACGCTGGCCCTGGTGGGGGCGCTGTACACGGCCAGCAGGGCCATTATACTCCTGAGTGACTGCTGCACGTTGGTTCGGGTGCATTTCCTGCCCAGAATGATCCCGAGTAGGAAGCTGACCCAAAGATATGGTGACTGGGCTGTCGTCTATG GTGCCACCGAGCCTGTAGCCCAAGCATACGCAGAGGAACTGGCCCGGCACGGCATCAGCATTATCTTTGTCACTGCAGACCACACAGGCGTTAGAGACACCGCGGCCTCCCTCTCCCAAAGCTACGGAGTGGAAACTCTGATCGTTTTAGCCGACTTCTCTCTGGACCAAGCAGCCAGCAAGCCCATCAAAGAGGCCCTGAGGGGCAGGGACGTTGGCTTCTTGGTGAACTGTGTGGATGAGTCTTTGGCTTCCCCCCAGAGTCTACTGGAAATGCCCGAGCAGGGACTGTTGGATTTGGTGAACAAGAACGTCGCGGTGGCGACTCTGATGGCTCGATTGGTCCTGCCGGGAATGGTGCAGCGCAGCAGAGGCGCTGTGGTCAATATATCATCGGGCGCCTGCTGCAGACCCCTGCCTGGAAGAGTGACGCTCACTGCCTCCACC GGATACCTGGATCACTTCTCCAGAGCTCTTCACCACGAGTACAGCAGCAAAGGAATATTCGTTCAGAGCCTGGTTCCTTTTGAG ATCGCCACAAACAGGCAgcaaccatcatcatcatcttcttcttctttgccgCCATCATCAAGGGAAGGCTGGTTTGTTCCAAAGCCAGGTGTTTACGCTCGCCACGCCATCTCCACGCTGGGCGTCTCTAACAGGACCACGGGCTACTGGCCTCACACGCTGCAG TACGGACTAATGAGGTGCATTCCAGAGTGGATTTGGGTTCTCGGGTCACGTGTGCTCGTCGGTTCAAGCTAA
- the gja11 gene encoding gap junction protein, alpha 11, whose translation MGEWDLLGRLLDKVQSHSTVIGKVWLTVLFVFRIMVLRTGAEKVWGDEQSDFICNTQQPGCENVCYDKAFPISHVRFWVLQIIAIATPKLLYLGHVLHVIHTEKKLKEKIKKQAELDDPASLFLRRTFKVPKYTKSSGKISIRGCLLRSYVLHLVAKIILEVLFIAGQYFLYGFTLQARYVCKSSPCPHQVDCFVSRPTEKSVIIWFMLVAAVISLLLSLVELFYLCVKSVKECMARRQDYTVTPVTPPLVERKAFKSRGKVIQNHVNLELEGQKLGAVKGRGEIKTSPETNNAGEIHI comes from the exons ATGGGCGAATGGGATCTGCTGGGCCGCCTGCTGGATAAAGTGCAGAGCCATTCCACGGTGATCGGAAAAGTCTGGCTCACCGTGCTGTTTGTCTTCCGCATCATGGTCCTGCGCACTGGCGCTGAGAAG GTTTGGGGGGATGAACAGTCGGACTTTATCTGCAACACTCAGCAGCCTGGCTGTGAGAACGTCTGCTACGACAAGGCCTTCCCCATCTCCCATGTCCGCTTTTGGGTTCTTCAGATCATCGCCATAGCGACACCCAAGCTGCTTTACCTCGGCCACGTCCTTCACGTGATCCACACTGAGAAGAAG TTGAAGGAGAAAATCAAGAAGCAGGCCGAACTGGATGACCCTGCCAGTCTGTTCCTTCGGAGGACCTTTAAAGTCCCCAAGTACACCAAAAGCAGCGGGAAGATCAGCATCCGTGGCTGCCTCCTTCGCAGTTACGTCCTCCATCTTGTGGCCAAGATCATCCTGGAAGTTTTATTCATCGCCGGTCAGTACTTTCTCTACGGCTTCACCCTCCAAGCCCGTTACGTCTGCAAGAGCAGCCCGTGCCCCCACCAGGTGGACTGCTTCGTGTCCAGGCCCACGGAGAAATCCGTCATCATCTGGTTCATGCTGGTGGCAGCCGTCATCTCGCTTCTCCTCAGTCTGGTCGAATTGTtctatctgtgtgtgaaatCGGTGAAGGAGTGCATGGCGAGGAGGCAGGACTATACCGTGACCCCGGTGACCCCTCCGCTTGTTGAAAggaaagcttttaaaagcagAGGCAAGGTCATCCAGAATCATGTCAACCTGGAGCTGGAAGGACAAAAGCTGGGGGCCGTCAAAGGTAGAGGCGAGATAAAGACATCGCCCGAGACCAACAACGCTGGGGAGATCCACATTTGA
- the gja13.1 gene encoding connexin 32.3, with amino-acid sequence MGDWGFLSTLLEKVQSHSTVIGKIWMSVLFLFRIMVLGAGAESVWGDEQSGFICNTQQPGCENVCYDWTFPISHIRFWVLQIIFVSTPTLIYLGHAMHVIHNENKLREKLTSPGGTRVFKQPKYSDEKGHVKIKGNLLGSYLTQLVVKIVIEAAFIVGQYYLYGFIMVPMFPCSKKPCPFTVECYMSRPTEKTIFIIFMLVVACISLLLNIVEVFYLLCTRVKCGSRPHKITSAEHPASLSGSRWPTGEDAFKQNKVNLELEGSRSVGGSLDGAKDEKPLLGH; translated from the coding sequence ATGGGAGACTGGGGATTCTTGTCGACTTTGCTGGAAAAAGTCCAGTCCCATTCCACTGTTATCGGGAAGATCTGGATGAGCGTCCTCTTCCTGTTCAGGATCATGGTTTTGGGTGCGGGCGCCGAGAGCGTCTGGGGTGATGAACAGTCCGGTTTCATCTGTAACACGCAACAACCCGGTTGCGAGAACGTTTGCTACGATTGGACCTTCCCCATCTCTCACATCCGCTTCTGGGTGCTGCAGATCATCTTCGTCTCCACGCCGACGCTGATTTACCTGGGTCACGCCATGCATGTGATCCACAACGAGAACAAGCTGAGGGAGAAGCTCACCAGCCCCGGTGGGACCCGGGTTTTCAAGCAACCCAAATACTCTGATGAAAAAGGACACGTGAAGATCAAGGGGAACCTTCTGGGGAGCTACCTGACCCAGCTAGTGGTCAAGATCGTCATCGAGGCCGCCTTCATTGTGGGTCAGTACTACTTGTACGGATTCATCATGGTTCCCATGTTCCCCTGCTCCAAGAAACCCTGTCCCTTCACGGTGGAGTGCTACATGTCCCGACCCACTGAGAAaaccatcttcatcatcttcatgctGGTGGTGGCCTgcatctctctgctcctcaACATCGTCGAGGTCTTCTACCTGCTCTGCACCAGGGTCAAGTGTGGGTCCAGGCCTCACAAAATCACTTCGGCAGAGCACCCTGCCTCCCTGTCAGGATCCAGGTGGCCCACCGGAGAGGACGCGTTCAAGCAGAACAAAGTGAACTTGGAGCTCGAGGGCAGCCGCAGTGTGGGAGGAAGCCTGGACGGAGCCAAAGACGAGAAACCACTACTGGGCCATTAA
- the LOC114429796 gene encoding gap junction Cx32.2 protein-like encodes MGDWGFLSALLNKVQSHSTVVGKVWLSVLFIFRIMVLGAGAEKVWSDEQSSMICNTKQPGCKNVCYDHAFPISHIRFWVLQIIFVSTPTLIYLGHVIHVIHKENKLRQYMQTHSRSEVVKIPKYSDDKGHVTIKGNLLGNYMTSIFFRILLEVAFIVGQYYLYGFVMDPRIVCARAPCPFTVECYMSRPTEKTIFIIFMLVMSCISLVLNVAEIFYLACSRSSRRKSKTVPAAAIAIHPRFNGDTLMKNEKLGLHGASHSTA; translated from the exons ATGGGGGATTGGGGATTTCTGTCAGCTCTGCTGAATAAGGTCCAGTCGCACTCGACCGTCGTCGGGAAGGTCTGGCTCAGCGTGCTGTTCATCTTCAGGATCATGGTGCTTGGAGCTGGAGCAGAAAAG GTTTGGAGCGATGAACAGTCCAGTATGATCTGTAACACCAAACAACCCGGTTGTAAGAACGTCTGCTACGACCACGCCTTTCCAATCTCTCACATCCGATTCTGGGTCCTCCAGATCATCTTTGTCTCGACCCCAACCCTGATCTACCTGGGCCACGTCATCCACGTCATCCACAAAGAGAACAAGCTCAGACAGTACATGCAGACCCACTCCAGGAGCGAAGTGGTCAAGATTCCCAAGTACTCCGACGACAAAGGCCACGTCACGATCAAAGGCAACCTGCTGGGGAACTACATGACCTCCATATTTTTCCGAATCCTCCTGGAGGTAGCGTTCATCGTTGGGCAGTATTATCTGTACGGGTTCGTCATGGACCCGAGAATCGTCTGCGCCAGAGCCCCGTGTCCCTTCACCGTGGAGTGCTACATGTCCCGACCCACTGAGAAaaccatcttcatcatcttcatgctGGTCATGTCCTGCATCTCTCTTGTGCTCAACGTGGCTGAGATCTTCTACCTGGCGTGTTCCCGCTCGTCCAGAAGGAAGTCCAAAACGGTGCCGGCGGCCGCCATCGCCATCCACCCGCGCTTCAACGGAGATACCCTGATGAAAAACGAGAAGCTGGGCCTCCATGGCGCCTCTCACAGCACAGCGTGA
- the LOC114429784 gene encoding uncharacterized protein C1orf198 homolog, with amino-acid sequence MAAATLAGLDSHRMEEKKLEYFSSINSMAKKIMQEREKIKAKHGSSWEKMSPQEQDTAIDNWMMDPHIRARYAMHRVDREELVCYPKLLIQTGQKIVHFGEEDITWQDEHSAPFSWETKSQLDFSLTSGSTDQGISASQADSKPAKAPHSSQLGKSTPGTKVSVSEGRRAEEESSFWKISAERSRLEGEQADFQSLTPSQIKSLEKGEKPLPSYLRQETSVTTKEPETVESHPPAPTKSTKQRAPKPPAPLPPIPVAVSATPASISISPAPAPPVSVSSSVGGWERSQSTLPSVSNALDEVFSSNRMSKEKEKEEEGSHHVGASPTFSQFNTSNSILKTGFDFLDNW; translated from the exons ATGGCCGCCGCAACCTTAGCGGGGCTCGACAGCCACAGGATGGAGGAAAAGAAGCTGGAATACTTCTCCTCCATTAACTCCATGGCAAAGAAGATCATGCAGGAGCGGGAGAAAATTAAAGCCAAGCACGGCTCTTCCTGGGAGAAAATGAGCCCGCAGGAGCAGGACACGGCCATCGACAACTGGATGATGGATCCACACATCCGAGCCCGATACGCTATGCACAGAGTGGACCGCGAGGAACTGGTTTGTTATCCTAAGCTGCTCATTCAGACGGGGCAGAAGATCGTTCATTTCGGCGAGGAG GACATCACCTGGCAAGATGAGCACTCTGCCCCCTTCTCCTGGGAAACCAAG AGTCAGCTGGACTTCAGTTTGACATCAGGCTCCACAGACCAGGGGATCTCTGCCTCACAGGCCGACTCCAAGCCCGCAAAGGCTCCTCACTCCAGCCAGCTGGGAAAAAGTACACCAGGAACCAAG GTGTCTGTCAGCGAGGGTCGGAGGGCAGAGGAGGAATCGTCATTCTGGAAGATCAGCGCTGAGAGATCCAGGCTGGAGGGCGAGCAGGCAGACTTCCAGTCCCTGACACCCAGCCAGATCAAATCCTTAGAGAAGGGAGAGAAACCCCTCCCCTCCTACCTCCGACAG GAGACCTCCGTCACCACCAAAGAGCCCGAGACAGTGGAGTCCCACCCTCCAGCTCCGACAAAGTCCACCAAGCAGAGAGCTCCAAAGCCTCCTGCTCCACTGCCCCCCATTCCAGTCGCCGTCAGCGCAACGCCGGCATCCATCTCCATTTCGCCGGCCCCGGCCCCACCCGTCAGCGTCTCATCATCGGTCGGAGGGTGGGAGAGGTCCCAGAGCACCCTGCCGTCCGTTAGCAACGCCCTGGATGAAGTGTTCTCCTCCAACCGTATGtccaaggagaaagagaaagaggaggagggctcaCACCACGTTGGTGCCAGCCCCACCTTTTCCCAG TTTAACACAAGCAACAGCATCCTGAAGACCGGATTTGACTTCTTAGACAACTGGTAA